CGCCTACCGCGAATATCAGCTCGCCAACCACGACCGCCTCGTGCGCGCCTACGACGGCGCCGCCGCCACGCTCGCCGCGCTCCGCGAGCGCGGCCACGCGATCGGCATCGTCACCAGCAAGTCGGTCGAACTCTCCGAGCGCGGGCTGGCGTACGTGGGCCTCCTCCCGTTCGTGCAGACGATCGTGGGCGCCGACTCCACCGCCCGGCACAAGCCGCACCCCGAGCCGGTGCACGTGGCCCTCGATCGCCTCGGCGGCCGCGCCGACCGCGCGCTGTTCATCGGCGATTCGGTGCACGACATGCATGCCGGCAACGCCGCGGGAGTGGGCACGGTGGCCGCGCTCTGGGGCCCGTTCTCGCGCGCCGAGCTCGCCACGGCGTCGCCGCGCTTCTACCTCGACCGCCTCGCGGACCTTCCCGCGCTCGTCGCCGGGCTCGGCGCGCCCGAAACCCGCCCCGACGCTCCGGCGTAGGCCCCAAAGAGCCCCGCCGGCCGGAACCCGCCGCCGGCCGGGTTCCAACCTTTTGCCCGCGTCGACTATCTCATCCCGTGCACGGACGGAGATCGACGACGCATGACCGCTGTGGCCACACTCGAAACGCCCAACTCCAATCCGTCCGACACCGACGTGGCGCAAGCCGCGGCGGGAGATCGGGCGGCGTTCGAGCGGCTGTATCGGCGGCACGTCGACCGGGTGTTCTCGCTCTGCGCGCGCATGGTCGCCGACCGCGCGCGCGCCGAGGAGCTCACGCAGGACGTCTTCGTACGCGCATGGGAGAAGCTGCATCTCTTCCGCGGGGAGAGTTCGTTTTCCACCTGGCTCCACCGGCTGGCCGTGAACGTCGTGCTCAACGATCGCAAGACCGATTCCC
This DNA window, taken from Gemmatimonadaceae bacterium, encodes the following:
- a CDS encoding HAD-IA family hydrolase; the encoded protein is MLHTILFDLDGTLIDSIELIQRSKSHAFESRGLPAPSDAEWLPGIGTPLRAMFTRYAADDADVDAFIGAYREYQLANHDRLVRAYDGAAATLAALRERGHAIGIVTSKSVELSERGLAYVGLLPFVQTIVGADSTARHKPHPEPVHVALDRLGGRADRALFIGDSVHDMHAGNAAGVGTVAALWGPFSRAELATASPRFYLDRLADLPALVAGLGAPETRPDAPA
- a CDS encoding RNA polymerase sigma factor; this encodes MTAVATLETPNSNPSDTDVAQAAAGDRAAFERLYRRHVDRVFSLCARMVADRARAEELTQDVFVRAWEKLHLFRGESSFSTWLHRLAVNVVLNDRKTDSRRRARFEEEDEEQGMDAHAGVVGMTLPPGDLLDLEAAMTRLPPGARRVFTLHDVEGYKHEEIADMLGVTTGATKAQLHRARLLLREALNR